AATTGTCTTTCTATCATTttagtggaatgactattccattttaaaatagaaggaaagaccattccaatgtaagatttgaaaaaatttaataattttttttatcaatttttttatgcattttaaattttattctattccattcctattccaatTCCCATTTCTATTCATgattctatattttcattcatcccaaccaaacgccaccatgTTCAGTCCAAAAATATTCCTGTCGGATTAAGCGTGAGTCGGCCTTTAACAGTATGTTCCCAAGTAAGGGACTATTTTTTATAGAAGCCTAAATTTGAGTATTTTTGttttgagaaaattatattgtatatttattttattttagttgttttaatttttacctttactttatattttttagggTGTCTACACATTTGGTACCTTGTGTTTTATCTAAATACAAGTTAGGTATACTGTATTTTCAACAATGCTTAAATGGTACcttgtattttaaaatcataCATATTTGGTAcccctaaatttaattttttttaataaaattttattaatacaaTCAAACTgtctaaaattttatgaattctgaattcaaatttaattatttgataacATATATTTGAGATCTGTTTGGTTAAATTGATAAAATTGTATTGATTAAATCGTACTTTATGGACCAAATATGTACAATTTGAAAATATGAGGTACCAATTAAGTATTATTGAAAACATAAGATACCGAATATGTTTTTCATGAAAACATAAGGTACTAAATGAGTATATTccctattttttaagatatacacacttttataaataatttttccattagaCCCGTtaagttaatgtaaattatattctagaCTTAAGTAGAGAGTGATGGTATATTTGAGCAACCCACTCATAAAAGTtggtatatttttataaaatataatatgagagtatttttgattaatggatgCAAAAAAGTGGTATTCCTCAACTTATCTCGTATTTTATTGAGATAATTATACAAGGGATCatttttttgtaagaaaatatatttttatgtttaaagattttttttttacactttttcatagaaacaacacgaaaacaataagaaaactaaaatcaaattaacaaaaaataacaacaagaaaattactatgtatcatgaaaataacatctaaataatatcaagacaacaacaaaaaatagcaTATAGATAGcaaaaaattaacaagagtacaacataaaaagaccttattttctataactaaaataaaataaaaatcgtCCATTAATTAATTGTTGAATAGGAGGGGTTCAAGAGCAGTCAAATTAATACATTGTACATAACTATTTTTACCAAATCACAACATAAAGCTCAttgacattaaaaaaaatagaaaaagaaccTTATTTGGGAAgttttggtttatttttttatgacaaaCCAAACAAATGAATAGATTCACTTTAGAAAAAGTCATTCCAATTCTACCAATATTCCAATCAACTAAATACTACCCTAGTTAGTTAATTATAACttttacaacttaataacatgaaccaaacttaaaaaaaaaatttagtaatatatacattaatatgaattaattgtgagaaacttagtaATTAGTTTACATTGTGTAAGTAGTAACtagttataattagttactaattacTGAATTCATTCGGTGCATAACATGTTAGAGAGTCCCACATTAATAATATGTGGAAACTAAATACCATATATAAGATGCATTGACTATATATTTCTCGCATtgtcaattagttttgagatgaaaATGCACCTTACACCATACACACCTATCGTTATTACCTTAACTATACACCTCTAtattctaacatggtatcagagctaaaCTAAAATTCTAACGAGTAATCGatccaaattaaaaaaaatcagtcCAAAAACACGAGCTAAAAGAGCTGCGCTTGTAATTCGGGGATAGTGAGCCAAAAATAGCCACTGTGAGCCAAAAGTCACTTGTTATTGAGTCATGCATGATTGGTGAGGAAGAAAATAGCCACCATCCTTAAGGAGGATGTTAGAGAGTATGACATTAATAATATGTGGAAACTAAATTCTATACATGATGCATGGGCTACATCTCTTATTATGCATCTTATATCATACACACCTATCCCGGCCTACTACCTTAACCATACGCTTCCATATTCTAACATATAACGAAATCGTATGCAGAAGTTATGTTATCTTGGGAATGTCGTGGTTGATAATAGACTGCCATATGCACTCTTCAGGTAGAACTGCAAAACGTCTTAAAAAGAGCGATATAGTTCACGACTCGGCCATAATtatcaattaataaattaatttctattttattttctagTATAACATGTCCGGTCtgaattattatttaacaaaacataaaatttaatcTGCAACTTTTATAAAACATAAGATCCAAATACATAGGTTCCTATTCATAATAACTTGTACGTAAAGTTAGCTTTTTCTTAGTGATAATCATAAAACATACTTTGTCAACggataaatttatataataccTTTGGAAAAATTAAAGGCTAGCTACGTGGTAGTACCAAAACTTTAAGTTCTATATATTATTACTTCACTTTCACTATGCTctaatcaaataaaattcaaaacttCATCACTATAAATACCCACACTTTcaccaataattaattaattaatcttaagaactaccaaaaaaaaaaaaagtaacacaATGGCGTTTTCACCACGAATTTCATCGTCGGCACTATTAACTTGCTTGTTTGGTTTAGCCCTACTCCAAACGCTTGGCGCCCAAAACTCCCAACAAGACTACCTGAACGCCCACAACTCTGCTCGGTCCGCGGTGGGTGTGGGGAACCTGGTTTGGGACAATACGTTGGCCTCATACGCACTCCGTTATGCAAACGAACACATCGGGGACTGTAGGCTTGTCCATTCTGGAGGACGCTATGGCGAGAACCTTGCAGGGAGCAGTG
Above is a genomic segment from Cannabis sativa cultivar Pink pepper isolate KNU-18-1 unplaced genomic scaffold, ASM2916894v1 Contig3, whole genome shotgun sequence containing:
- the LOC133033186 gene encoding pathogenesis-related protein 1-like, with amino-acid sequence MAFSPRISSSALLTCLFGLALLQTLGAQNSQQDYLNAHNSARSAVGVGNLVWDNTLASYALRYANEHIGDCRLVHSGGRYGENLAGSSGDLSGTDAVRLWVAEKADYNYNSNSCRSGKVCGHYTQVVWRNTARVGCAKVRCNNNRGTFIICSYDPPGNYVGQRPY